A genomic window from Thermoanaerobacterales bacterium includes:
- a CDS encoding methyl-accepting chemotaxis protein, whose translation MTLTIRGKLLAGFGVVLLLALCSCLFLVWTLTRVDKDYNALIKTKGYAYAWAEAAVGDYSSAAASVRSYVIGGDPADGEKCRERMQNADAHLAAIEPLLQTDEGKRIYKEFSDASLAFKQYAERVISLVAAREAATGEERLAAERQLAEYLSSQKGIVGKVVDAGNAVAERQRQRLDDGVAQTAAAAKRQMFVANIITAVTIILGLVIALYVARMIAAPISLVDAGAARIAAGDLTGDEIKVRSRDETGRLAASFNTMLVNLREMVKELQEKAQTVSSSAAELSASAQSVSAGASENASTIAEVSSTVETVANNAQQIAQLSTEAAGSARQGNEVLQDVKSQMDAIQEVTAANRNVVHGLSASAGKITQIVELITHIADQTNLLALNAAIEAARAGEHGRGFAVVAEEVRKLAEQSAGAASEIYALINTIEGDAQKAVQSMERSTAQVEAGAKVVGEVETTFQKIITAVQDLADQIQAVASAAEEMSAGVENVAAATEEQTATVEEVSATTQTLARLAGELESLADRFRLGQRSR comes from the coding sequence ATGACTCTGACCATAAGAGGAAAGCTGTTGGCCGGCTTCGGGGTAGTCCTGCTGCTAGCGCTGTGTAGCTGCCTGTTTCTGGTCTGGACTCTGACCCGAGTCGACAAGGATTACAATGCCCTGATCAAGACGAAGGGCTACGCCTATGCCTGGGCCGAGGCGGCCGTCGGTGACTACAGCAGCGCCGCCGCCAGCGTCAGGTCTTACGTAATAGGGGGAGACCCGGCGGACGGCGAGAAGTGCCGGGAGCGGATGCAAAACGCGGATGCCCACCTGGCCGCGATTGAACCTCTGCTACAGACCGACGAGGGGAAGAGGATCTACAAGGAGTTCTCTGACGCATCCTTGGCCTTCAAACAATACGCCGAACGGGTCATTTCCCTGGTGGCCGCCCGGGAGGCCGCCACTGGGGAGGAGCGCCTGGCAGCGGAAAGGCAGTTGGCCGAGTACCTCTCCTCCCAGAAGGGAATCGTCGGCAAGGTGGTGGATGCCGGCAATGCTGTCGCCGAACGACAGCGGCAGCGCCTGGACGACGGGGTCGCGCAGACGGCGGCGGCGGCGAAGAGGCAGATGTTTGTGGCCAACATCATCACAGCCGTGACCATCATCCTGGGGCTGGTCATCGCGCTTTATGTCGCCCGTATGATCGCTGCGCCGATAAGTCTGGTCGATGCCGGAGCGGCCAGGATTGCCGCCGGCGACCTGACCGGTGACGAGATCAAGGTCCGGTCCCGGGACGAGACCGGGCGTTTGGCCGCCTCCTTTAACACGATGCTTGTGAACCTGAGGGAGATGGTCAAGGAGCTGCAGGAAAAAGCGCAGACGGTTTCTTCTTCCGCCGCGGAATTGTCCGCCAGCGCCCAGAGCGTTTCGGCGGGAGCCAGTGAGAACGCGTCCACGATCGCCGAGGTCTCCTCCACGGTGGAAACCGTCGCCAACAATGCACAGCAGATCGCCCAATTGTCCACGGAGGCCGCCGGCTCGGCCAGGCAAGGGAACGAGGTCCTCCAAGACGTTAAGTCCCAGATGGACGCCATCCAGGAGGTCACGGCCGCCAACAGGAACGTTGTGCACGGCCTGAGCGCCTCCGCCGGTAAAATCACTCAAATCGTGGAACTGATCACGCATATCGCCGACCAGACCAATCTTCTCGCCCTGAATGCGGCTATTGAGGCGGCCCGGGCCGGGGAGCACGGGCGAGGGTTCGCCGTCGTCGCCGAGGAAGTGCGCAAACTCGCGGAGCAGTCCGCCGGGGCCGCCAGCGAGATCTATGCGCTCATCAATACCATTGAGGGAGACGCGCAGAAAGCCGTCCAAAGCATGGAACGGAGCACAGCCCAGGTCGAAGCCGGGGCAAAGGTCGTGGGGGAAGTAGAGACCACCTTCCAAAAGATCATCACCGCCGTTCAGGATCTTGCGGATCAGATCCAGGCGGTTGCTTCGGCGGCCGAGGAGATGTCGGCCGGGGTGGAGAACGTGGCCGCGGCGACGGAGGAGCAGACGGCCACCGTGGAAGAGGTATCCGCCACCACGCAGACCCTTGCGCGGCTGGCGGGGGAACTGGAGTCTCTGGCCGACCGGTTCAGACTGGGCCAACGTTCCCGGTGA
- a CDS encoding NAD(P)H-dependent oxidoreductase: protein MRALIVYAHPNPKSFNHAILETAQEALRDGGAEVRVRDLYAEGWDPSLSAGDFESLLAGRVPDDIAREQEAVSWADTLLMVFPVWWFGPPAILKGWLDRVFSVNFAYRSTDHGLEGLLRGRRALVISTSGADEAAAGASGMIQSMRTSLVEGTLRMSGLAPVTYRNFYAVPFVSDADRHAMLDEVRRLVGGLSGMHPDVGRFGVLHEQPPGWSAAGAPPEHLPGPY from the coding sequence ATGCGCGCCCTGATCGTCTATGCCCACCCGAACCCTAAAAGCTTTAACCATGCCATCCTTGAAACGGCACAGGAAGCCCTGCGCGACGGCGGCGCCGAGGTACGTGTCCGCGATCTCTATGCCGAGGGCTGGGACCCGAGCCTCTCCGCCGGGGACTTCGAGAGCCTTCTCGCGGGCCGCGTACCCGACGACATCGCCCGCGAACAGGAGGCCGTTTCCTGGGCCGACACCCTGCTCATGGTTTTCCCTGTCTGGTGGTTCGGCCCGCCGGCCATCCTCAAGGGCTGGTTGGACCGCGTCTTTTCCGTCAATTTCGCCTACCGGTCCACCGACCACGGCCTGGAAGGCCTCTTAAGAGGACGCCGGGCACTGGTCATATCGACGTCGGGCGCCGATGAGGCAGCCGCCGGCGCCAGTGGGATGATTCAGTCGATGCGCACCAGCCTGGTGGAGGGCACACTCCGGATGAGCGGGCTTGCCCCGGTGACCTACCGCAACTTCTACGCCGTCCCCTTTGTAAGCGACGCCGACCGTCACGCCATGCTTGATGAGGTGCGGCGCCTTGTCGGCGGGCTGTCCGGGATGCACCCGGACGTCGGCCGTTTCGGCGTTCTCCACGAGCAGCCCCCGGGCTGGTCCGCGGCCGGCGCTCCGCCCGAGCACCTTCCGGGCCCATACTGA